A single region of the Micropterus dolomieu isolate WLL.071019.BEF.003 ecotype Adirondacks linkage group LG02, ASM2129224v1, whole genome shotgun sequence genome encodes:
- the LOC123984605 gene encoding homeobox protein Dlx4a-like, with amino-acid sequence MMTMSSISDTLVPPDPSKSAFLEFGGHGYPGHQQSSPGLSHNHYPVHGLHAVGPSQHDGPFSSGASSYGRPLGYPPYHSPVSAHHPGAYLPYQHGGHGGALGHTRLEDAEHEKPTEVIHNGEVRLNGKGKKIRKPRTIYSSLQLQALNQRFQQTQYLALPERADLAAKLGLTQTQVKIWFQNKRSKYKKIMKNGPCGPEGDHLAPPPPSSSSPCSLWDISMAAKGAPVHSGGYMNNFAHWYPGHQQDSMPRTQMM; translated from the exons ATGATGACTATGAGCTCTATATCGGACACTTTAGTCCCGCCTGATCCGTCCAAATCGGCGTTTTTGGAGTTCGGCGGCCACGGTTACCCCGGACACCAGCAGTCCTCCCCCGGCCTGTCCCACAACCATTACCCGGTTCACGGTCTGCACGCCGTCGGGCCCTCACAGCACGACGGGCCCTTCTCCTCCGGTGCGTCCTCGTACGGTCGCCCGCTGGGATACCCGCCCTATCACAGCCCCGTGAGCGCGCACCACCCCGGGGCCTACCTGCCCTATCAGCACGGGGGTCACGGCGGCGCGCTGGGACACACCAGACTGGAGGATGCGG AACACGAGAAGCCCACGGAGGTGATACACAACGGGGAGGTGAGGCTGAACGGAAAGGGGAAGAAGATCAGGAAGCCTCGGACCATTTACTCCAGCCTGCAGCTCCAGGCGCTCAACCAGCGCTTCCAGCAAACCCAGTACCTCGCCTTGCCCGAGAGGGCCGACCTGGCGGCCAAACTGGGCCTGACGCAGACCCAG GTGAAAATATGGTTCCAAAACAAGCGATCCAAATACAAGAAGATCATGAAGAACGGGCCATGCGGACCTGAGGGAGACCACCTCGCCCCCCCACCGCCATCCTCCTCTTCTCCGTGTTCCCTTTGGGACATTAGCATGGCCGCCAAAGGCGCGCCGGTGCACTCTGGAGGATACATGAACAATTTCGCTCACTGGTACCCCGGACACCAGCAGGACTCCATGCCGAGGACTCAGATGATgtga